A stretch of Lathyrus oleraceus cultivar Zhongwan6 chromosome 6, CAAS_Psat_ZW6_1.0, whole genome shotgun sequence DNA encodes these proteins:
- the LOC127091680 gene encoding uncharacterized protein LOC127091680 — protein MTYQHHCSKPKQALIGGKVFALTGNQTSDDDRLIKGICYTNNTPLIAIINIGATHSFIVTDCVKRLDLVVSSMNGEIVIETPTKDSVTTTSLEFNHVHINCYNKSVRFLTPGEEEEAGFLSARGLNEILEEEARVVQDFPEVFSYDISDVPPERGVEFFIDLVPGTIPVSMAPYKISASKLAELKKQLEDLLEKGFVKPSVSPWGALVLLVKKKDGSMRLCVDYRQLNKVTIKNKYLLP, from the exons ATGACATATCAACACCATTGCTCGAAGCCTAAGCAAGCTTTAATTGGAGGAAAGGTGTTTGCTCTGACGGGGAATCAAACTTCTGATGATGACAGGTTGATCAAAGGTATATGTTATACTAATAATACGCCTTTGATTGCTATTATCAATAttggtgctactcattcttttattgTTACTGACTGTGTGAAAAGGCTAGATCTTGTTGTGTCTTCTATGAATGGAGAAATAGTTATCGAAACTCCTACTAAGGATTCggtgactactacttca TTGGAGTTCAATCATGTTCATATCAATTGTTATAACAAGTCGGTGCGGTTTCTTACTCCTGGTGAGGAGGAAGAAGCTGGTTTCTTATCTGCTAGAGGGTTGAATGAGATTTTGGAAGAGGAAGCTCGG GTAGTGCAGGATTTTCCAGAGGTATTTTCATATGACATTTCAGATGTACCGCCAGAGAGAGGGGTGGAGTTTTTTATTGATCTTGTCCCCGGTACCATACCCGTTTCTATGGCACCATACAAGATTTCTGCATCAAAGTTAGCAGAGTTGAAGAAACAATTAGAAGATTTGCTAGAGAAGGGATTTGTGAAACCAAGTGTGTCTCCTTGGGGAGCTCTAGTATTGTTGGTAAAGAAGAAAGACggtagcatgaggttgtgtgtggattaccggCAGTTaaataaagtgacgattaagaacaagtatctACTTCCCTGA
- the LOC127091682 gene encoding uncharacterized protein LOC127091682, producing MEFLRKYFPEDVRGKKEIDFLEMKQGNLSITEYASRFVELVKFHPHYSEVTVELLKCIKLKNGLHPKIKQVIGYQQTRRFPELVNNCRNYEDDSKAQSAYYKGLSERRGKQNLNYGKPYSAPANRGK from the coding sequence ATGGAATTTTTGAGAAAGTACTTTCCTGAGGATGTTCGTGGGAAGAAGGAGATTGATTTTCTGGAGATGAAGCAAGGTAACTTGTCGATTACTGAGTATGCTTCCAGATTTGTGGAACTTGTTAAGTTCCACCCTCATTATAGTGAGGTAACTGTTGAGTTATTGAAGTGTATAAAATTAAAGAATGGTTTGCATCCTAAAATTAAGCAGGTGATTGGATACCAACAAACTAGGAGGTTTCCAGAATTGGTGAACAACTGTAGAAATTATGAGGATGATAGTAAGGCTCAGTCGGCTTACTACAAGGGGTTGAGTGAGAGAAGAGGGAAGCAAAATCTGAATTATGGGAAGCCATATAGTGCTCCAGCTAATAGAGGTAAATAG